The window CCGAGGGCGGCCGGCGAAAGGGGCCGTCCGCGAATGGGAGCCACGAATGCACGGATGATATACTCTGGGCCTCAGAGGCCGGATTCGCGCATGAGGGAGGTCTCTGATGCGCACCTATGCCATCCCGCTGGTCCCGGGGCCGACGACGGTCCCGGCGGAGATCCGGGCGGCCTATCAGGAGGACTACGGCTCGGCGGACCTGGAGCCGGAATATTACGAGCTCTATGCGGAGACCCAGGAGCAGTTGCGGGCCATCCTGGGGACCCGCAACGCGGTGGTGATCATGACCGGGGAGGCCATGGTGGTCCTCTGGGGGGCGCTCAAGAGCGTCCTGCGCCCGGGGGATCGGGTGGTGGCGGTGGCCACCGGGGTCTTCGGCTACGGCATCGCTGACATGGCCCGCCGCATCGGCGCCGAGGTGGAGGTGGTCGGGTTCGCCCATGACGAGGCCGCCGACCCGGCGCGGGTGGAGGAGGCCATCCGGCGGGTCCGCCCCAAGATGGTCACCATGGTCCACTGCGAGACGCCCTCCGGGATCCTCAACCCGGTGGCCGAGGTGGGGGCGCTGGTGGATCGCTACGACGTGCCGCTCTTCTACGTCGACGCCGTCTCCAGCGCCGCGGGGGTCCCCCTGCGGGTGGACGAGTGGCGCATCGATCTGTGTCTGGTGGGCACCCAGAAGTGCCTCTCGGCGCTGCCGGACCTGGGGATCGTGACGGTGAGCGAGCGGGCCTGGGAGATCGTGCGGGAGGTGGACTATGCGGGCTACGATGCCCTGGGCCCCTTCCGCACCGCCCTGGAGGACCGCTGGTTCCCTTACACGCCGTCCTGGCATGCGCTGGCAGCCCTGAACGTGGCGTGTCGGCGGGTGCTGGGGGAGGGGCTGGAGAACGTCTTCCGTCGCCACGAAGAGGTGGCGGCCTACTGCCGGGAGCGGTTGAAGGCCATGGGGCTTCGCCTCTTCCCCCGACGGGAGGAATGGTCTTCGCCCACCGTCACCGCGGTCTACGTCCCGGAGGATCTGCCCTGGCCGGAGCTGGATCGCCGCCTGCGGGCGCGGGGGATGGGGGTGGGCGGGAGCCTGGGGCCGCTGGCCGGGAAGGTGTTCCGCATCGGCCACATGGGCGCCCAGGCGGATCCGGAGCTCGTGCGGCGGGGGATGGACGTGCTGGAGGAGGCCCTCGCCGAAGCCCGATCGTAGGTCGAGATGGATTTCGCGCCGAATGAATTCGGCCTCCAGGGGCCTTCGGCCAATGGTCGGCCTGGGGCGCCGAATGAATTCGGCCTCAAGGGGCCTTCGGCCAATGGTCGGCCTGCGCCGACCGGGAAGGGGTTTTGCGTCGGCGGAGGCCGACGCTTGGCGCGGAGCGCCTTGGGAGGCCGATTTCAATCGGCGTGGGCGCCTTTGGCCGGTGGTCGGCCTGCGCGCCGAATGAATTCGGCCTCCAGAGGCCTTCGGCCGACGGTCGGCCTGCGCCGACCGGGAAGGGGTTTTGCGTTGGCGGAGGCCGACGCCTGGCGCGGAGCGTCTTGAGAGGCCGATTTCAATCGGCGTGGGTGCCTTTGGCCGGTGGTCGGCCTGCGCGCCGAATGAATTCGGCCTCCAGAGGCCTTCGGCCAATGGTCGGCCTGCGCCGACCGGAAAAAGCCTCTTTGCGTCGGCGGAGGCCGACGCCTGGCGTGAAGCGCCTGGAGAGGCCGATTTCAATCGGCGTGAGAGCCTGCGCCGACCGAGAAGGGGTTTTGCGTCGGCGGAGGCCGACGCCTGGCGCGTAAGCGCCCCAGAAGGCCGATTTCAATCGGCGCGAAGGCCGACGCTTGGCGCGTAGCGCCCTTGGAGGTCGAATTCATTCGACGACATATAGGCCGTGGGCCCGCAGCCACGCCAGCGCCCCTTCCCGCAGGCGCTCCCGGTTGGCCGGCGTCAGCTCCCAGCATTCGACGCCCGGACGGCGTTTGAAGGCGTCGGCCCAGGGGTGGGGGCTGGCGGTGATGGTGGCGATCAGGGGGCGGGGGCCGGCGGCCGCCTCCTCCAGGGCCTGGCGGAAGGCGGCGCTGAGCAGCTCCATCTTCCCGATCTCATCCACCAGGGCCACGGCCTTCTCCGCCACGGCGGCGCGCAGGGCCGGCACCCCCAGGCGATCCAGGGCCTCCAGGTCCACCCCGTAGCGTCCCACCCGATGCGGGGCGCGCCCCGCCCAGTCCACGTGGGCGAAAACCGCGGCGCGGCCGTCGAGGGTGACCAACCGGAACCCGAGGCGGCCCTGAGGGCCGCGGATCTCCTCCGTGTAGAACCCTCCGGCCTGTTCCCCTAAGGCGCGGGCAAGGGCTCGGATCAGGGTGGTCTTGCCCGCGCCGGGCCGTCCGGTGATCAGCAGGATGGCGCCCATGCCGGCTCCTCTCTTGAGGTCCCTTAGGGATCCCGTCGCGCGGCGGCCGCATCTCAGGCCGGTTCAGGGGGCGTCGAGGGGACCCCTTCGGATTTTACGCGGGGCGTTGGGGGTCGAGCGCAGGGGGCGGTTAGGGGCCATCCCCCGGAAGCGGGTTTCGGCTCTGTTCGAGGAGCGGCCCTTCTACGCCTTCGGGCGGGAAAGCAGGCCCTCGATGGCCTTCAGGTTCCGTTCCAGGCAGTCCGCCGGCATGATCCACGGCGTGCCGCACAGGTCCCGGATCTGCCCGTCCTGCAGCGCCTGGCGGATGTCCTCGGGATCCGGCCGGATGTCTCACTCCCGCAGCCGACGTAACGCGAGAAACGTAGGGGCGACCCGGCGGGTCGCCCCTACATCGAAATCCCCTGAGAACGGGTCTCGGCTCTGCAAGGGTGATCGAAATCACCCTCACTTCCGGAGTGATTGCTCCGGGTCGCAATCCCCTGAGAACGGGTCTCGGCTCTGCAAGCTCGGACCATGCGGATCAGCATCAAGCAATATGATGAGTTTTGTCGCAATCCCCTGAGAACGGGTCTCGGCTCTGCAAGCGTCGTCCATGGGCGCGCGTATAAGTTCGCTTTGGAATACCGTCGCAATCCCCTGAGAACGGGTCTCGGCTCTGCAAGCCCGGGCCTGGCGCTGCGCTTCCTGCGCCAGACCTTCGGGTCGCAATCCCCTGAGAACGGGTCTCGGCTCTGCAAGGCCCGGTTGCCCTGGCGCGGGCCGCGATTCCCGTCAAGAATGTCGCAATCCCCTGAGAACGGGTCTCGGCTCTGCAAGGGGCGGATCGAAGCGGTTGAAGGCACCCGCCGTGAACCGCGTGTCGCAATCCCCTGAGAACGGGTCTCGGCTCTGCAAGGTTGCATGCAGTATGCGGGGGAGGAGCAAATGGCGCTGGCAACGTCGCAATCCCCTGAGAACGGGTCTCGGCTCTGCAAGGGAATTCGACGCGATCATCCATCACCTCCCGAATAAGCGCCGTCGCAATCCCCTGAGAACGGGTCTCGGCTCTGCAAGCCTGCTCGCGCCGCTCGCGCTCGCGCTCGACCTCGCGCAGTCGCAATCCCCTGAGAACGGGTCTCGGCTCTGCAAGGGAATTCGACGCGATCATCCATCACCTCCCGAATAAGCGCCGTCGCAATCCCCTGAGAACGGGTCTCGGCTCTGCAAGCCAACCCAAGGGGGTTCCCATGGTGTCCCCGGCTGAGTTCGCACGTCGCAATCCCCTGAGAACGGGTCTCGGCTCTGCAAGGTGTATGGTTTCGGCTGGCTGAAGGAGGAGTGGTATGACCGCGTCGCAATCCCCTGAGAACGGGTCTCGGCTCTGCAAGTCGAGGCCGTGTGCCGCGGCCACCGGCTCCAGCGTTCGTCCAGATCGTCGCAATCCCCTGAGAACGGGTCTCGGCTCTGCAAGCTGGATGGCCTGCTCGGGCTATCATCCAACGGAGAGCATCGTGTCGCAATCCCCTGAGAACGGGTCTCGGCTCTGCAAGAGCCCTAAAGCCTCTTTCCGTCAAGGGTTCCCTCTTATGAGCCGGATCCTCCGGTTCGCTTGTCCCCTTCCGGTCTCTGGTTCTATTTCTACCATCTTCTCGTCGGTTTGTCAAGGATGTTTCCCAGGCCATCGTCGAGGCCGCGAATCCCCCCCGGGAATCGGCCCCCCGGGCGATTCGCGGAAACCCGCTCCGATGCCCCTTCCGGGAGCCCCCATATCTGGCGGATCAGAGGACATCAGGCCCGATATATGGGTGCCTCTTTCGGTTTGTTTTCATAAATTTCCGCGAATCCCCCCGGGTTTTGCGGGATAAAGGGGATTCGCGGACGCCTTAGATCACCCAAACGTCCGGGTCCGCCCGGAGGGGGGATGGGCCGATGCGCCGGATGCGTCGCCGGCACGCGGGGCACAGCGGGTAAATCCGGATGGCGTCTTCGCGGGCCTCCACCACCCGGCGGATCCGCTCCTCCAGCCGGTCCAACTGATGCTCCTCCAGCTCCCCCTCAAACACGCTCTTCTGCACCCGGTCCAGCATCCCCCACAGGACCCGCGATAGGCGCAGCCGCCGCCGATCATCCGGAATGTCATAAGCGACCACGCAATACGGCATCTTCACCCTCCATGGCGTTTCGGATTTTTCGGCATGTCGGGCAACTGCGAGCAGTTGCCCCACATCCCCGCTTGGGCCGGCGATGCGACAGGAGGCGGGCCGCCCGCCCGGACCGGACGCCTCACGCCTCCATGCGGAAGGGCGTATACAGCGACCCGCTCCAGACCGCCCGCGCCATCCGCCGGACCTGCTCGTCAAGCCGCTCCCGCCAGGACGACGCCCCCTCGCCAGGCGAGCGACGCATAAACGCCTCATAGGCTGTCAGATATCGCCGCAGGGCTTCCGGCCGTAGCAGCACCGCTCCATCTTCCTCCCGCTCCTCAAAGTCTTCAGCGCGGAAGGCCCGTCGGTTCACCAGGCTCAGCACCAGCCGATCCACCACCGCATGCCGGAACTCCTCCACCAGATCCAGGGCCAGGGCCGGGCGACCATGTCGCACTTCGTGATAGAACCCGATGTAAGGATCCAGCCCGCAGGCCGCGATCTTGCCGATCATCTCCCCGGTCAGCAGCGCATATCCCAGAGACAGCATGGCGTTCACCGGATCCCGAGGCGGGCGCCGATGACGGCCTTCGAAACGGAGCTCCCCCCGGACCATCTCCCGGAAGGCCTCGAAGTAGGCCGCGGTGCCGCTCCCCTCGATCCCCCGCAGCGTCTCCAGGTCCGGCGCCTCCTGGACCTGGGCGATCCGCCGCTCCATGGCCTGCAGGGGCTTCTCCCATCCCGGACCGGGGTAGGCGCGCGCGTAGCGCAACAGCAGGCGGCGCGCGTTCTCCAGCTTGGCCGCCACGATCCGCGCGGCGATCTCCCGCCGAAACCCCTCGTTCGTATAGCGCTCAAACTGCCGCAGCCGGAGCAGGGCGTTCCGCGAGAGGATCGGCGTCAGGCGCCCTTTCAGACGCCCCTCCACGGTGAAGAAGCACACTTCGATCCCCTGGGCCAACAACAGCCCGATGGCCGGGGTCGTCAACTGCACGCCCCCGAAGACCCATACGCCTTCCACTTTGAAAGCCGGGACGCTGAGGAGAACCTCCTCCCCCTTGCGCACCACCAGGCGGTCCCCCTCGCGTCCCAGGACCGCACCCTGTTCGGTGAGATAAAGCATCGGCATGGCCGGGCCGAACGGGATCGGATATGGGCGTGCCCCCCTACTCCCGAGACAGCCGCCTCTGGATGAAGTCCGCGATGGCGGAATACGGATCGTCCCGCGCCTCGATCCGGAGCATCTCCAGGATGCGCGCCAGCCCTTCTACTGGATCGTCGACCTTCCCCTCCCGCCACGGCGCGTAGGCGGCCCGCAGGTCCTCCTCCGAGACGCCCACGAAGTCGTGGCCGATGATGGTGCGATGCCGCCGCTCCACCAGGGGATCCAGCTGGTTCACCTGCTTGAGCAGCGCCTGGTAGCGCCCTCGCTCTCCCTCGGGGACCAGCGGACGGCCCTCGGCGTCCGTCCCGCCCTTCTCGATGGCGAAGGCGAGCAGGGCTTTGTAAGTCGGCCGGGAGATCTGCCGCCAGTCCAGGGGCTGCCCCTCCACCTCCTGCTGCTCCAGGAAACGCAACAGCGCCGGGTTCCCCCGGATCCCCTCCTCCCAGCGCCGGCGGGTCTCCTCCCGGACCTCCCGGGCGAGGTCGGTGGGGAGGCCGAGAAGCGTCTCCACCAGATAACGGAGGAGGGCCTCCTGGAACCGGTAGACGCGGCCCAGGAAGTCGGCGTAGCGGCCGCTCCGATAGGCCGCCCGGGCGTTCCAGAAGAGCTCCCGCAACAGGGCTTCCCAGCGACGCGGAGGATCCCCCGGCCCGAGCAGGGGGTCCAGATCGTGGAGCAGCCGTTGCTGGATGAAGGCCCGGGTCGCCGCATCCCCTTCCCTCATCGCCTGATCCAGGGCCTCCCGGGCCCCCTCGAAGTCGAACTCCATCCGCCGGGCGGCGTAGGCGGCCAGGGCGATCAGGCCCGGCGGGGCCCCGAGGTCCCGCAGGAGCGCCTCGGCGCGGGCGAAATCCCCCTCCTGCAGCCGATCCCGGACGGCCGCCTCCTGGAAGGCCTGAAGGATCTGGTGGCCGACCCGCAGCTCGTGGGGCTCCCCGCCGTAAGGGGGATAGAGGGCCCGCAGCCGCTCGCCGTAGCGGCGGATCCCCTGCAGCAGCAGCCCCATGTTGCAGGCCGGCGTGCCGCCCGCCAGGATGACGTAGGCGTGTTGAAACCCTTCCGGGAGCGGGGGCAGGAGGCGCCCGAAGGCCTCGAAGGCCTCGTCATACAGAGCGGGGTTGATGCCCTCGATCCGCCGCGCCTCCACCCGGAAGTCCTCCCGGAACCCGGCCTCCCGCAGGCGCCCCGGCAGATGGCGGGCGATGATCTCGGCGAAATGCAGGGTGTCGGAGCCGCGGTGCTTGGGATCCGGCTGATCGGTGCCGAAGAGGATCACCTGCCAGGGACGCTCCGCGCGATGGCGGGAGAGGAGATAGCGCAGGCACGGCTCCAGGATGGGGAAGCGCAGCCGCGCCGCCTGCCCGGGATCTCGCTCCAGCTCCCGAAGGAGGCGCTCGCCTCCCTCGCGGGCCGGCCGGATCTCCTGATCCTCCCACATCACGTCCCGCGCGCCGATGTTGCACAGGATCAGCAACGCCATGGGCCTCCTCCTTCCACGGACGCGAAAAGGCCGGGCGCGCCCGGCCTCATTCCGGGATCAGGCGGATCCATCCCAGGGGGAGGGTGGGCTTTCCGTCCTCGAAGAGCACCCGCCGGGTTTTGGGGAAGGGATCCCCCTTGCCCAGGTTGAAGAGGCGCCGCAGCCGGCCCACGGCCTCCGCCCCCATGGCCTCGGCCGCCGCCTTGCTCCGCCAGCCGCCTCCCCAGCCCAGGTTCAGGTAGATCGCCTGGGGCTCCGCCTCCATCTGCGTCAGCAGGCGGCGATAGAAGGCGGCCCACGCCGCCAGGCCCAGGCGCTCCCCGAAGCGCAGCTCCCCCTCGGCGACGTGTCGGGCGAAGGCGTTGCAGGCGCGCGCCCATTCCCGAACCCGCGCCCGCCGCTCCTCCGGCCCCAGGACGTCCCGCCCGAGCAGGAAGGCGTCGGCCTCCACCTCCACCCGCAGGGCGGCCCGGGGATGGGGCCGGAGGATCTCCGCCACGATCTCGAAGGCCTGCCCGGGGTCCGCGACGTGTTTCCCCGGCGCCTGGAGCCAGCTCAGGGCCCCGCTGGGCTCGTGGACCGCCACCCGGATCCGCCCGACGTCCAGGGCGTCGGAGGGGGCGGGCCCGCTGTCGAAGACCCGCAGGGCCCGCAGCGCGTCCTCGTGAGGCTCTTTCCCCATCAGCGCCTGCATCAGGGGGTCGTCGGCGGACTCTCTGGCCCGGCTCCCGGATTTCCGGGCCTCCTCGGCCCTTCGCGCCACCGCATCCAGCCAGGCCTGGCGCTGGGCCGGGGAGGCCGCCCGGAGGGCGGCGAAGGCCAGGGCGGTGCGGATCGCCCCCTTGAGGGAGGAGCCCGGCAGATACGGCCGCCCGAGGGCATCGGCGATGTGCTCGCGGATCTCCCGGGGGGGCGGGCCGGACCAGGGGCGGACGTAGCGGGCGAGGGGGCGGCGGTCGGCCTCGCTCCAGAACCGCAGGGCCGCCGCTCCCTCCTGGATGTAGCGATCCAGGGCCCGGGGGTCGCGGGCCAGGGCCGCCGTCAGGTGCTCGGGATCGAACCGCCACAGGCGTCCGTCCAGGACGGCGAAGTCCGCCGGGCCCAGCCGCTGGCCGCTGCCGATGTGCACCGGCGAGAGGAGCTCCACGCGATAGATCCGACGCTCCAGGATCCCCATCGTCTACGCTCCTGTCTCGGGAAGGGCCTCCTTCGAGACGCCGATCGGGAAGGCGAAGCCGTAGCGGTAGATCGGGTGCGGGAGGGCCTCCGGCGTCTCCCGGGGCGTGACGTCGGCCATCGCCCCCCACAGGCCCCGGGGGTCCCCGGTGAGCAGGGAGCCCTCGGCCAGCATCCGGACGGCGCGCCGGCGGTAGGGCATGGCCAGCCGCCCGCCGATCCATCCGCTGCGGGTCAGCCACCCGTATCGGGCGGCCTCGCCGAGGAGGGCCTCGATTTGATCCCGAGGCGGGTAGACGGGGGCGAGGGTGACGAAGGCAGGGGCCGCCGGATCGCCGAGGGGATCGGCAGGCTCGAAGCGGGGCACAAACAGCCCGTGGCCGGCGGTGCGGTCGCCGCCGATGCCGTGGTCGCCCAACAGCCGGACCGCCGCCCGGAAGCGATCCGCCGAGGCGGGATCCCGGTAGCGGACCCGGAAGAACAGCCCGGCCCGGGCCTCGGGGTGGGGCCCCGCCTCCCGGAAGACCAGGCGCCCGAAATGCCAGAGGCTGGAGGTCTGGGTGGCGAGATCGAGGGCCACCCGGGGGATGCGATGGCGGGCCCAGAAGCGCTCCCCCGCCAGCTCCCGCCGCCCGAAGGCCGCCCGCAGGGCCTCCGCCTCCTCCCCGGTCATCCAGACCGTCCCCTCGTGGATCCGGACCCCCTCCTCCGGGGGCTGGCCTGCGAGCATCCGGCGGAGCACGCCCTCGGAGACGAAAGCGATGTCCTTCAGCGAGAAGGGGAGGGCAGGGCCCCGCACCGGGAGGTAGGGCCGCGGGTAGAAGCGGACCGGGCCGGCGAAGGGGAAGGCGGAGGAGATCAGGACCGGCGGCTCCGGGCGGAACCACTCCTCGGCGAGGGCGGGTTCTCCGAACAGCATCGCCCAGGCCACCCCCAGGGCCGCGTAGAGGGTGTCAGCGTGGAGGAGGGGCGAGGTCTCCTCCAGGCCGATCCCCCGCTCCCCGAGGTGGAAGGCGCCGCGGGGCTCCAGGTAGACGATCTCCTCCCTCATCCCTGCTTCCCCTCAAAGGCCGGGATCCGGGCGGCCAGCTCATCGAAGCGGGCGATCACCTCCTCCACCGTGCGCCCCTCGGTCAGCGGGACGGCGGGATGTCCCTGGGGGTCCAGGTAATGGGCCACCGGCTTCCACCGCACCTGAAGGTCCCGGAAGGCCACGCGGCCGTAGCCCCGGCTCCCGCTGCCGCCCAGGTAGTCGTCCTCCAGCAGGCGCATCCCCAGCAGCACCGTGCGGAAGGCCTCGCGGTCGTCGGCGTCGTAGACCGAGAAGAGCATCTCGACCTCGAAGCGGGCGCCGGCGGGGACCCGCTCCATCTGTCGGGGGTTGGCGGCGGCGGTGAGCACGTCGATGGCGGCCTCCCATTTCACCTCGGTGTAGGGGAGGTCGGTGTTCACCTCGCTCCAGCGCTTGCGGGCGGGCTGGCCGTTCTCGTCGAGGATCTCCAGCTCCTCCAGCAGGCGGGCGTCGCGGACGATGAGGCGGACGGGCTCCAGGGCCCGCTGGCCGGCGACGCCGAAGGCGCGGCAGAGGGGGCACGGCCGGCCCCCGCTTCGGTATTCCGCCTCGGTCTCGCACCAGTGGATACGGATGGCCGGGATGTTCCCGCGGGGCTCCACCAGGGTCTTGAGGGGCTTGCCCAGGGCGCGGGTCAGGAGAGAGCGCATCTTGCCCTTGAGGGAGGAGCCGGGGACGTAGGGCCGGCCGGTCACCGGGTCGCGGATCACCACGTTGTCCAGGCCGCCGATCTCCATCCCGGCCCCCGCCCCGCCGATCCGCAGGCCGGTCAGGGCCTGCAGGGCCCCGGTGATCACGATCTTCCCCTGCAGCTGGACGCTGTTCCCGCTCATCACCGATCCCTCCCGCCGTAAGCTTTGTGGTAGGCCAGGATGGCCTCGAAGAAGTCGACCATGCGCCGGAACCGTTGCTCCACCTCGGAGCCTGCGGGGTTGCCGCTGAAGACGGCGTCCACGGCCGCGCTCAGGACGTTCTGGAGGCGCTCGCCGCCCTTGCCGGCCCGGGCGCCCATATAGGCCAGCTTGGGCTTGAGCATGCGCAGGCGGTTGGCGTCGAAGCGCATCTGCAGCCGCTTCACCTCGCCGAAGACGTTGCGGATCTGGGAGGTGGTCAGCCGCTGCGTCACCAGCTCCTGACCGATCCGCTCCGCCTCCTCCACAAGGGTCTGGTAGTCCCCTTCGAGGATGATGCGGCGGATGCGCTCCTTTTCGTTCGTCGGCGCCGCGGGGGCCGGGCCGCCCCGGGCGCCCGGAGGAGAAGGACTCCGGTTGCTCATCGCTCCACCTCCTGTCTGCGGGTTAATCGGGGGATCCTCCGCGGGTCATCCATTCCACCCATCGGGCCAGGGGGCTCAGCCAGCGCAGGCGGCGTCCCCCCTCGGCCAGCAGCTCCTCCTGGAGCCGTTGCAGGATCGGCTGGACCTCCTTCGGCTGGCGGGCCAGGACATACACCAGGCGCCAGCGGGCCCGGTGGAGCCCCACCATCCGCCGCAGGTCCTCCGGGCCCAGGCGCTCGGAGCCCGCCAGCCGGACCTCCTCTTCCAGCAGGCCGGCGATGCTCATCAGGCGGTGCAGGAAGCCCCGGGCCAGCCGCGGCCCGTCGCGATCCTCTGGCTGGATCAGCCGGCCCAGCTCTCGGGCCCATCCCCGAACCCACTCCGCGTCCTCCCAGGCCATCGGGAGCCCGAAGAACCCGAAGGCGTCCTTGTCGCGGCCGTCCGCCCGCCGCAGGCCCTTGGCCGCCTCCAGGTGGTCGCCGGCCTCCGCCGCCGCCTGATACAGGGGGAACTTCTCAGGATGCATGGAGATGCCGCCGCTCAGGGTCACGCTTGGGTTGTCGGCCGCGAACCGCCGGAAGTCCTCCCGCGCCCGGAAGGCCAGCTCCAGCGCCCGATCCCACGACCCCACCGTTAGGAGATCGTCGCCGCCGGAGTAGATGAGATAGAGATGCCGGGCTTCGGGATCGACCTGCCGGCAGAGGACCCGCAGGTAGCCCTCGAAGAACAGGGCGATGAGGTGGCTCAGGGTGGCCACCCGGGAGAGGGAGTAACGCGCCCCCAGCCCGTAGCGGAACAGCCGCCCCAGGTGGTCCACGTCCATCCGCAGGCACGCCCAGGCCGGCGTCCCCTCTGCGGACTTCGCCATCTCCCCGAGCTCCACGATGGTGCCATCCCGATCCATCGGCGTGAAGGCGGGCAGGTAGCGGAAGTCGTGGACCGGGACGCCCTCGACGGGGGAGAGGTCCCCGTCGTGGAGGCGGATCACCCGATCCCCCGGTCGGAAGGAATCCCGCAAGCCCCGCCGGTCGCAAAAGCGGAATTCCACCCCCAGAGCGCCAAGGACCGTCCGCCAGGTGAGGCGTCCGCGGAGGGCGCCCTGGGCCGGGCGGAGGATGAGGAAATCGCTGCGGCGGGCGATGTCGTCGCCCAGCTCCTCGAAGCTGCGGCAGAGGGCGCATTTGGCCACGCCCTCGTCGGGGCGGGTTTCCACCGGGCGCGCGAGGGGGCCGCCGGTCTCTTCTTCCGCGTGGCAGACCTCGCAGCGGGGCCGGAGGCCGCCGCCGCCGAAGGGGCCGAACAGGATCTCATAATGGCGCGCCATGGATCGGCGGAACCGGCGGCTCTTCTGCGCCCCCAGGCGGGCGGAGAGGTCCGCCCAGCGCTCGGGGAGGCCGCCTTCCTTCAGGTGGAAATCCCTGGCCTTCAGCGGGACGGCGTCCAGGGCGATGGCCAGATCCCCGCCGTGGGCCTGGATCAGGATCTCATCGAGGCGATCGGCCAGCTGGGGAAGGCGGTCCCGGGCGGAGAGGGGGGCCAGCAGGTAGAAATGGCCCCCCGAGCGGTAAACCACCTGCGTGGGGGGAAGGTCCAGCTCCCGCAACAGGAACTCCACGGCGGCGTCGGCCAGGAGGGCGAGGTAGGCCGATCGGCCGCGCAGGCTCTTGGCCGCTCCCTCCGAGCTGATGGCATACAGGAAGCGCTGGATGCCGGAGAGATCGCCGCCGATGAGCAGGGCGACCGGCTCCTCCGGGAACTCCCCCGTTCGGGTCTTTTCCTCCAGGCGTCGGAGGGTTTCTTCCGGGAGCTCGGCGAGGCACACCGTGAGGGCGGCGGTCATCCGCAGATGATCGTAGAGGCTGACGTCGGGCTCGTCGCGGTAGGCGGCCGCGGGGACGCACCAGGTGAACCGGCGCAGCAGCGCCATCAGGGCGGTCAGGGCCTCCTCGGGCGTCTCCCAGATGGCGGGGTGCAGGGCCTCCAGGGCCGCCTCGAAGCCCTCCCAGAGGCCGGGGTAGTCCGGGGCGATGGAGGCGATGGGCTGCGGGAAGATCGCCTTCCAGGCCTCCACCTCGGCGGTCCCGCCCGGAAGCGGGGCTGTCCCGAAGCCCCAGCCGGACGCCGCCGGATGGGGCGTTCGCTCGGGGAGCCGCAGGGCCGGCAGGAGGGCCCGCAACGGCTCCCGGGCGGGATCTCCGGGCTCTTCCTCCTCCCGGGGGGCTCGTTCCCCCGAGGCCAGGCGGTCGGCGGCGATCAGCGCCCGGGCGTCCCGATCGTAGGGGGAGCCGTGGTGATCCCGGATCGCTGACGCCAGGCGCTGCCGGTCTTCAGGGGAGAGGAATTTCAGGCGGGGGGCCAGCCGCTGGGCGACCCAATCGGCCCCCTGCTCCTCGTGGGGCCGTCGTTCCTGGCCCCAGCGGGCGCGCTGACGGAATTTCCCGATGTCATGGAGGAGTCCGATCAGGGCCTGAAACGCGCGATCGGTGTTCATTGCGGATCCGCCTCCATGCGGCCGAATCCCATGCTGGTGAGCTTGCCGATGTGGAGAAGCTCCCCCAGGGCCAGCAGCAGGGCGAAGGGCTGGAAGCCTTCCGGGCTTTCGTAGATCACCGTCCCCACCGCCCCGCCGATGCGCATCGCCGTTCTCTGTCGGGTTGAATAGCGCCGCAGATCCAGCCACCGCGTCCGATCCTCCACGCGGCGGACCGCCTGCGCCGCCTCAGCCAGATGGCTGGGAAGCTCGATCCCATCGAGCAGCCCGTAGCCGGCATCCAGGGCCCGCAGGCGCTGGAGCAGCGCCCGGATCAGATGGTGGAACTCGATGGGATAAACCAGGTCGTCCCGGAGCTCCAGACGGGCCGGGGCGGTGAAGCGAACGGCGACCCGATGGGTGGACAGATCCCGGGGAGCCAGCCGGGTGGGAGGAGCCGGCGGATGTCTTAAGAAGCCCGTGTCCGCTTCGTAGAGGTTCAGGGCGCCGTTGGGGGTCAGGATCTCCGCCCGGGCCAGGCGGAAGCGCTGTCGCGGGCTTCCCAGGCCGGCGCGGGCCATCTCCATGATGGCGTGGACATAGTAGGGCATATGCTCCCGGGCGCGCCCCAGCAGGGTCATGCCGAACA is drawn from Thermoflexus hugenholtzii and contains these coding sequences:
- the csm4 gene encoding type III-A CRISPR-associated RAMP protein Csm4 → MREEIVYLEPRGAFHLGERGIGLEETSPLLHADTLYAALGVAWAMLFGEPALAEEWFRPEPPVLISSAFPFAGPVRFYPRPYLPVRGPALPFSLKDIAFVSEGVLRRMLAGQPPEEGVRIHEGTVWMTGEEAEALRAAFGRRELAGERFWARHRIPRVALDLATQTSSLWHFGRLVFREAGPHPEARAGLFFRVRYRDPASADRFRAAVRLLGDHGIGGDRTAGHGLFVPRFEPADPLGDPAAPAFVTLAPVYPPRDQIEALLGEAARYGWLTRSGWIGGRLAMPYRRRAVRMLAEGSLLTGDPRGLWGAMADVTPRETPEALPHPIYRYGFAFPIGVSKEALPETGA
- the cas1 gene encoding CRISPR-associated endonuclease Cas1 gives rise to the protein MPMLYLTEQGAVLGREGDRLVVRKGEEVLLSVPAFKVEGVWVFGGVQLTTPAIGLLLAQGIEVCFFTVEGRLKGRLTPILSRNALLRLRQFERYTNEGFRREIAARIVAAKLENARRLLLRYARAYPGPGWEKPLQAMERRIAQVQEAPDLETLRGIEGSGTAAYFEAFREMVRGELRFEGRHRRPPRDPVNAMLSLGYALLTGEMIGKIAACGLDPYIGFYHEVRHGRPALALDLVEEFRHAVVDRLVLSLVNRRAFRAEDFEEREEDGAVLLRPEALRRYLTAYEAFMRRSPGEGASSWRERLDEQVRRMARAVWSGSLYTPFRMEA
- a CDS encoding alanine--glyoxylate aminotransferase family protein, whose product is MRTYAIPLVPGPTTVPAEIRAAYQEDYGSADLEPEYYELYAETQEQLRAILGTRNAVVIMTGEAMVVLWGALKSVLRPGDRVVAVATGVFGYGIADMARRIGAEVEVVGFAHDEAADPARVEEAIRRVRPKMVTMVHCETPSGILNPVAEVGALVDRYDVPLFYVDAVSSAAGVPLRVDEWRIDLCLVGTQKCLSALPDLGIVTVSERAWEIVREVDYAGYDALGPFRTALEDRWFPYTPSWHALAALNVACRRVLGEGLENVFRRHEEVAAYCRERLKAMGLRLFPRREEWSSPTVTAVYVPEDLPWPELDRRLRARGMGVGGSLGPLAGKVFRIGHMGAQADPELVRRGMDVLEEALAEARS
- a CDS encoding nucleoside-triphosphatase, with the protein product MGAILLITGRPGAGKTTLIRALARALGEQAGGFYTEEIRGPQGRLGFRLVTLDGRAAVFAHVDWAGRAPHRVGRYGVDLEALDRLGVPALRAAVAEKAVALVDEIGKMELLSAAFRQALEEAAAGPRPLIATITASPHPWADAFKRRPGVECWELTPANRERLREGALAWLRAHGLYVVE
- the csm5 gene encoding type III-A CRISPR-associated RAMP protein Csm5 — its product is MGILERRIYRVELLSPVHIGSGQRLGPADFAVLDGRLWRFDPEHLTAALARDPRALDRYIQEGAAALRFWSEADRRPLARYVRPWSGPPPREIREHIADALGRPYLPGSSLKGAIRTALAFAALRAASPAQRQAWLDAVARRAEEARKSGSRARESADDPLMQALMGKEPHEDALRALRVFDSGPAPSDALDVGRIRVAVHEPSGALSWLQAPGKHVADPGQAFEIVAEILRPHPRAALRVEVEADAFLLGRDVLGPEERRARVREWARACNAFARHVAEGELRFGERLGLAAWAAFYRRLLTQMEAEPQAIYLNLGWGGGWRSKAAAEAMGAEAVGRLRRLFNLGKGDPFPKTRRVLFEDGKPTLPLGWIRLIPE
- the cas2 gene encoding CRISPR-associated endonuclease Cas2, whose protein sequence is MPYCVVAYDIPDDRRRLRLSRVLWGMLDRVQKSVFEGELEEHQLDRLEERIRRVVEAREDAIRIYPLCPACRRRIRRIGPSPLRADPDVWVI